The Streptomyces laurentii genome contains a region encoding:
- a CDS encoding 3-oxoadipate enol-lactone hydrolase/4-carboxymuconolactone decarboxylase (3-oxoadipate enol-lactone hydrolase/4-carboxymuconolactone decarboxylase [Streptomyces avermitilis MA-4680];~Novel bacterial esterase that cleaves esters on halogenated cyclic compounds; cl17303;~PF00561: alpha/beta hydrolase fold;~alpha/beta hydrolase fold; pfam00561;~identified by MetaGeneAnnotator; putative): MLGESLGSAVAVRIAARHPERVRALVLTAGFPVADPVLAHAERLIKTLADAGRWDDAARFALLSCMSATDLGAIDPAGLEAAVAQTGDAMPPGTLDHFDLVSRVDVRADLEGISAPTLVVAPTGDRLVLPESSYRLAAGIPGARLVELPGAAHILNEADRATWLGHVRAFLDTLPLARV; the protein is encoded by the coding sequence GTGCTCGGGGAGTCGCTGGGCAGTGCCGTGGCCGTCCGGATCGCCGCCCGGCATCCCGAGCGGGTCCGGGCGCTCGTCCTCACCGCCGGCTTCCCGGTCGCGGACCCCGTCCTGGCGCACGCCGAACGGCTCATCAAGACGCTGGCGGACGCGGGCCGGTGGGACGACGCGGCGCGCTTCGCCCTCCTCTCGTGCATGTCCGCGACGGACCTGGGCGCCATCGATCCGGCCGGCCTGGAGGCGGCGGTCGCCCAGACCGGGGACGCGATGCCGCCGGGCACGCTCGACCACTTCGACCTGGTGTCCCGCGTGGACGTGCGGGCCGACCTGGAGGGGATCTCCGCGCCCACCCTGGTCGTGGCACCCACCGGCGACCGGCTGGTGCTGCCGGAGAGCTCGTACCGCCTCGCGGCGGGCATCCCCGGCGCCCGGCTGGTCGAACTGCCAGGCGCGGCCCACATCCTGAACGAGGCCGACCGCGCGACGTGGCTGGGCCACGTCCGGGCGTTCCTCGACACTCTCCCC